The following proteins come from a genomic window of Phnomibacter ginsenosidimutans:
- a CDS encoding glycoside hydrolase family 3 C-terminal domain-containing protein, whose amino-acid sequence MRLIAMAGCLLLSAQVAQAQPAVSAKAAALVAQMSLEEKARLVVGMGMNIPGMPNMSNGPTVGQTMDKVPGAAGTTFAIPRLGLRTTVVADGPAGVRIAPVREGDKNKTYYCTAFPIATLIASSWDTTLAANIGKAMGNELKSYGMDVLLAPALNIHRNPLGGRNFEYYSEDPIVSGFMTSAMVNGIESNGVGTSIKHYAANNQETNRNQVNTIVSERALREIYLRGFEIAVKQAQPWTVMSSYNRINGVSASHSYELLTSILRKEWGFKGMVMTDWFGGYDAVAQMQAGNDLLMPGTPNQVKDIMAAVENGKLSMAVLDENAGRVTDYILRTPSQQGYAFNNAPDLTTHAAIARQAAAEGMVLLQNKSQALPLPASVKSIAAFGNTSYDFIAGGTGSGDVNEAYTVSLAEGLRNAGYTLDATLQQQYTQYIADAKAKQPAKKFFFELPPPIAEMPIDPALLEAKANSCDVAFVTIGRNAGEFQDRQQPNDFDLTTAEQNLLQQVATAFHAKGKKMIVILNIGGVIETASWRQHADAILLAWQGGQEGGNAVADILKGKVNPSGKLTTSFPLQYADVPSANNFPGIELSQEEVKSSFGMSMGKPSEVTYEEGIYVGYRYYQTFGKPVAFPFGFGLSYSQFHISKLVLSQPQFKGSITATVTVTNTGKVAGKEVVQLYLSAPARAMHKPGMELKTFAKTKLLQPGETQTLRFTLQPKDLASFDTQQTAWVAEQGTYIVHAGNAVNSIHQRVSFTLPSSLLVEQCQKVLVPQRAINELQPPR is encoded by the coding sequence ATGCGATTGATTGCAATGGCCGGCTGCCTGCTGCTGTCGGCACAGGTGGCACAGGCACAGCCCGCTGTTTCGGCCAAGGCCGCTGCACTGGTAGCCCAAATGAGCCTCGAAGAAAAAGCCCGCCTGGTAGTAGGCATGGGCATGAACATTCCCGGCATGCCCAATATGAGCAACGGCCCTACTGTAGGCCAAACCATGGACAAAGTGCCCGGTGCTGCCGGCACTACTTTTGCCATTCCCCGCCTGGGCCTTCGCACCACCGTGGTAGCCGATGGACCTGCCGGTGTACGCATTGCCCCTGTACGTGAGGGTGATAAAAATAAAACTTACTACTGCACAGCTTTTCCTATTGCTACGCTGATTGCCAGCAGTTGGGACACCACACTGGCAGCCAATATTGGCAAGGCCATGGGCAACGAACTCAAAAGCTATGGCATGGATGTGTTGCTGGCGCCAGCCCTCAACATACACCGCAACCCACTGGGTGGCCGCAACTTTGAGTACTACAGCGAAGACCCTATCGTTAGCGGATTTATGACGTCGGCAATGGTGAATGGTATTGAAAGCAATGGCGTAGGTACCAGCATCAAACATTATGCCGCCAACAATCAGGAAACCAACCGCAACCAGGTCAATACCATTGTGAGTGAAAGGGCCCTACGGGAAATATACCTGCGGGGTTTTGAAATAGCCGTGAAGCAAGCACAACCCTGGACAGTGATGAGCAGCTACAACCGCATCAATGGAGTATCGGCGTCGCACAGCTACGAATTGCTCACCAGTATATTGCGCAAAGAGTGGGGCTTTAAAGGCATGGTAATGACCGACTGGTTTGGTGGCTACGATGCGGTAGCACAAATGCAAGCTGGTAACGATCTGCTGATGCCTGGTACTCCCAATCAGGTAAAAGACATTATGGCTGCCGTTGAAAATGGCAAACTCTCTATGGCTGTGCTCGATGAAAATGCCGGCCGTGTGACCGATTATATTTTGCGGACGCCATCGCAGCAAGGCTATGCTTTCAACAATGCGCCAGATTTAACAACCCACGCAGCTATTGCCCGACAGGCTGCTGCCGAAGGCATGGTGCTCTTGCAAAACAAGTCACAAGCGTTGCCTCTGCCTGCCAGCGTGAAAAGCATTGCAGCCTTTGGCAATACCTCATACGATTTTATAGCCGGTGGTACCGGTAGCGGCGATGTAAACGAAGCCTACACCGTAAGCCTGGCCGAAGGATTGCGCAATGCAGGTTATACGTTGGATGCCACGCTGCAACAGCAATACACGCAATACATTGCGGATGCCAAAGCCAAACAACCCGCCAAGAAATTCTTTTTTGAACTGCCGCCACCCATTGCCGAAATGCCCATCGACCCTGCCCTGCTGGAAGCAAAAGCCAACAGCTGCGATGTCGCATTTGTAACCATCGGCCGCAATGCCGGCGAGTTTCAAGACCGGCAGCAGCCCAACGATTTTGACCTCACGACTGCAGAGCAAAACCTACTGCAGCAGGTAGCCACGGCCTTTCATGCCAAGGGTAAAAAAATGATTGTGATTCTCAACATTGGCGGGGTGATTGAAACGGCCAGCTGGCGCCAACATGCCGATGCCATTTTGCTGGCCTGGCAGGGTGGGCAAGAAGGCGGCAACGCTGTAGCCGATATTCTCAAAGGCAAAGTGAATCCATCGGGCAAGCTCACCACTTCGTTTCCGTTGCAGTATGCCGATGTGCCTTCGGCCAACAATTTTCCGGGCATTGAACTCAGCCAGGAAGAAGTGAAAAGTTCCTTTGGCATGAGCATGGGCAAGCCTTCGGAAGTAACCTACGAAGAAGGCATTTATGTGGGCTACCGCTACTATCAAACCTTTGGCAAGCCGGTAGCATTTCCGTTTGGATTTGGGTTGTCGTACAGCCAGTTTCACATCAGCAAGCTGGTGCTGAGCCAACCACAATTTAAAGGCAGCATTACCGCTACTGTAACGGTTACCAACACGGGCAAAGTAGCGGGCAAAGAAGTGGTGCAACTGTACCTGAGTGCTCCGGCCCGTGCCATGCATAAGCCCGGCATGGAGCTGAAAACATTTGCCAAAACCAAACTGCTGCAACCCGGCGAAACGCAAACGCTGCGGTTTACCCTGCAGCCCAAAGACCTGGCCAGTTTTGATACGCAGCAAACCGCCTGGGTGGCCGAGCAAGGCACGTACATTGTGCATGCGGGCAATGCAGTGAACAGCATTCACCAGCGGGTAAGTTTTACATTGCCCTCCAGCTTGCTGGTAGAGCAATGCCAAAAAGTATTGGTGCCTCAGCGGGCCATCAACGAATTACAACCGCCCCGGTAA
- a CDS encoding HNH endonuclease, translating into MCIFYNGCCAGNGRFCLLVWWGNFGGMTEKQRTWTREELVLAINLYAKLPFGKMHSRNADIIQLSKLIERTPSAIARKLGNFAHFDPELQKRGIKGLANVGKLDRIVWDEFYNNWDDAFIESEKLRASIASKLAVEDIVVEKEENDAIDYIGEDVQRLVSTRKNQAVFRRLILSSYNNTCCMTGIQTTALLVASHIIPWSESVTDRLKPTNGLCLNALHDKAFDKYLITVQAESLKIVVSSKLLLHKSDNEFLQQNFSALNGKEIIMPQKFFPSTDALKRHNDKFIL; encoded by the coding sequence GTGTGTATTTTCTACAACGGCTGTTGCGCAGGCAATGGCCGTTTTTGTTTGTTGGTGTGGTGGGGTAACTTTGGTGGTATGACAGAAAAGCAACGCACTTGGACAAGGGAAGAATTAGTTCTCGCAATCAACCTCTATGCAAAACTGCCTTTTGGTAAAATGCATAGCCGCAATGCGGATATCATTCAACTTTCAAAACTCATCGAAAGAACACCTTCTGCTATAGCAAGAAAGCTGGGCAACTTTGCTCACTTTGATCCTGAGTTGCAGAAACGGGGAATTAAAGGACTAGCGAATGTGGGCAAGCTCGACCGAATTGTTTGGGATGAATTTTATAATAATTGGGACGATGCATTCATAGAAAGCGAAAAGCTCAGAGCGTCTATCGCTAGCAAGCTTGCAGTTGAAGATATTGTTGTAGAAAAAGAAGAAAATGATGCAATAGACTACATTGGTGAGGATGTTCAACGACTTGTTTCAACAAGAAAAAATCAAGCTGTTTTTAGAAGATTAATCCTTTCGTCGTATAACAACACTTGCTGTATGACTGGCATACAAACAACAGCGTTGTTAGTGGCAAGTCATATTATTCCATGGAGTGAAAGTGTAACGGATAGATTGAAACCAACCAATGGTTTGTGCTTAAATGCACTTCATGATAAAGCTTTCGATAAATACTTAATTACTGTTCAGGCAGAGTCGTTGAAAATTGTTGTCTCTTCTAAATTACTTCTGCATAAAAGTGACAATGAATTTTTGCAACAAAACTTTTCGGCGTTGAATGGGAAAGAAATCATCATGCCGCAAAAATTCTTTCCATCAACCGATGCGTTGAAGCGGCACAATGATAAATTCATCCTTTAA
- a CDS encoding Gfo/Idh/MocA family protein, translating to MYKDYRQMLANKDVDIVIIATPDHWHCLMLADACAAGKDVYVEKPASNSIGEATLMVAAANQHQRMVQVNQWQRSQQHFKDAIAFVHSGQLGTIAQTKAWMYNGHGILPPAADAPVPAGVDYNMWLGPAPNRTFNPNRFHYNFRWYWDYAGGLMTDWGVHLIDMVLLGMKAQMPERISSFGGHLAYPTDARETPDTQTALYEFSNFQLTWEHTMGRQYGLYGLNHGIAFTGDKGTLLLNRDGWEVRPEMDKKQLKMEAIAWQKE from the coding sequence TTGTACAAAGACTACCGGCAAATGCTGGCCAATAAAGACGTGGACATCGTCATCATTGCCACCCCCGACCACTGGCATTGCCTCATGCTGGCCGATGCCTGTGCCGCCGGCAAAGATGTGTATGTAGAAAAACCGGCCAGCAACAGCATTGGCGAAGCCACCCTGATGGTAGCCGCGGCCAACCAACACCAGCGCATGGTGCAGGTAAACCAATGGCAACGCAGCCAGCAGCATTTTAAAGATGCCATTGCTTTTGTGCACAGTGGCCAACTGGGCACCATTGCCCAAACCAAAGCCTGGATGTACAATGGCCACGGCATACTGCCGCCTGCCGCTGATGCGCCGGTGCCTGCGGGGGTAGATTACAATATGTGGCTGGGCCCCGCTCCCAACCGTACCTTCAACCCCAACCGCTTTCATTACAACTTTCGCTGGTACTGGGATTATGCCGGCGGCCTCATGACCGATTGGGGCGTGCACCTCATAGATATGGTGCTGCTGGGCATGAAAGCACAAATGCCCGAACGTATCAGCAGTTTTGGTGGCCACCTGGCTTACCCCACCGATGCCCGGGAAACACCCGATACACAAACGGCCTTGTATGAGTTTTCGAATTTCCAATTGACATGGGAGCACACCATGGGCCGGCAATACGGCTTGTATGGCCTCAACCACGGCATTGCCTTTACCGGCGATAAGGGCACCCTGCTGCTCAACCGCGATGGCTGGGAAGTACGCCCCGAAATGGACAAGAAGCAACTTAAAATGGAAGCCATTGCCTGGCAAAAAGAGTAG
- a CDS encoding Crp/Fnr family transcriptional regulator, with product MQPSTYILQQHIQRLHPLGEAPLQAMLQAWQYWHCTKEQPLLREGSVSDYLYFVEQGAVRIFYHKHGKDITEWLALDEQFFFSITSFFNRQPSKLIIHTLEPSLVWGMHHHQLMQLADEHHDIEKWLRKAVTGSLILSQQRMESIQFESAQERYQKLLQQFPDIITRVPGIYIASFLGITKETLSRIRSQR from the coding sequence ATGCAACCCTCTACGTACATTTTACAGCAACACATTCAGCGCCTGCATCCGCTTGGCGAAGCGCCGCTGCAGGCAATGCTGCAAGCATGGCAGTACTGGCATTGTACAAAAGAACAGCCACTGCTCCGCGAAGGCAGCGTGTCAGATTATCTGTACTTTGTAGAGCAAGGTGCGGTGCGCATTTTTTACCACAAGCATGGCAAAGACATCACTGAATGGCTGGCGCTGGATGAACAATTCTTTTTTTCTATCACCAGTTTTTTCAACCGTCAGCCCAGTAAGCTCATCATCCATACATTGGAGCCATCGTTGGTATGGGGGATGCACCACCACCAATTGATGCAGCTGGCCGACGAACATCATGACATAGAAAAATGGTTGCGCAAAGCAGTAACGGGTTCACTGATTTTATCGCAGCAACGCATGGAGTCCATCCAGTTTGAATCGGCGCAGGAACGCTACCAAAAACTGCTGCAGCAATTTCCCGACATCATTACCCGAGTGCCGGGCATTTACATCGCGTCCTTCTTGGGCATCACCAAAGAAACACTGAGCCGCATCCGTTCGCAACGCTAA
- a CDS encoding GNAT family N-acetyltransferase — MPVTCMTTADIAEVQALVNAAYRGEASRAGWTTEADLIAGHQRIDAASLQTMLQHDNETVLLLRNDDGTLEGCVYLQQQPQGMYLGMLSVWPQQQAQGTGKRLMQAAEDFARSKQVHRIFMSVITVRTELIAWYQRRGYSDTGERKPFPNNPVFGTPLQPLEFMILEKELKATC, encoded by the coding sequence ATGCCTGTTACCTGTATGACCACCGCCGATATTGCCGAAGTGCAAGCCCTGGTGAATGCTGCTTACCGCGGCGAAGCCAGCCGAGCCGGTTGGACCACCGAAGCCGACCTTATTGCCGGCCATCAACGCATTGATGCGGCATCGCTGCAAACCATGCTGCAACATGATAACGAGACTGTATTGCTGCTACGCAATGACGACGGCACATTGGAAGGTTGTGTGTACCTGCAGCAGCAACCGCAGGGTATGTACCTGGGCATGCTGAGCGTATGGCCACAGCAGCAGGCACAGGGTACGGGCAAAAGATTGATGCAGGCAGCTGAAGACTTTGCCCGCAGTAAACAAGTCCATCGCATCTTCATGAGTGTGATTACGGTGCGTACAGAGCTCATTGCATGGTATCAGCGTCGCGGTTACAGCGATACCGGCGAACGCAAACCTTTCCCCAACAATCCGGTGTTTGGTACGCCACTGCAGCCGCTGGAGTTTATGATATTAGAGAAAGAGCTGAAAGCAACGTGCTAA
- a CDS encoding DUF3575 domain-containing protein, with protein sequence MKNSFTLALLLLCGGTLQAQLNKGTQLLTGSFNIGGSKQESNNNNESKSIATGIGVGRQWVHKENRIRGFIIDYNYNSNTYDYLSAAGERKRTSNSFQVGYVSQYLLPFSKKFYGTATILTQFSFSKHKEQFENNSINNTNGESYGLGLGIQPGLAYQLNKRWIADVTLGNLVGAYINHGRSRATSPYNYKDRSTSFNLNSMFSGNSTFLGIGFRYILR encoded by the coding sequence ATGAAAAACAGCTTTACACTCGCTTTGCTGCTACTGTGTGGCGGCACATTACAAGCCCAGCTCAACAAAGGCACTCAATTACTCACCGGCAGCTTTAATATTGGCGGCAGTAAACAGGAGAGTAATAATAACAACGAATCAAAAAGTATTGCTACTGGCATCGGTGTTGGCCGCCAATGGGTGCACAAAGAAAACCGTATCCGCGGTTTTATTATTGACTACAACTACAACAGTAATACGTATGACTATCTAAGTGCCGCAGGCGAAAGAAAGCGTACAAGCAATTCTTTTCAGGTTGGTTATGTGTCTCAATATCTGTTGCCATTTAGTAAAAAGTTTTATGGCACTGCCACCATTCTAACGCAGTTTTCATTTAGTAAGCATAAGGAGCAATTTGAAAACAATAGCATCAATAACACCAATGGCGAAAGCTATGGGCTTGGACTCGGCATTCAACCTGGGCTTGCATACCAGCTCAACAAACGTTGGATAGCAGATGTAACATTGGGCAATTTGGTTGGCGCATATATCAATCATGGTCGAAGCCGAGCTACTTCACCTTACAACTATAAAGACCGCTCCACCAGTTTTAATCTCAATTCGATGTTTTCCGGCAACAGTACTTTTTTGGGTATTGGCTTTCGCTATATCCTTCGATAA
- a CDS encoding amidohydrolase, whose protein sequence is MDARTFVSMSQLHLSLIQTQLHWEDKTANLHMLQQKIDSIGFTEVVVLPEMFSTGFSMRPQQLAETMQGPTVQWMQETAARKKIILTGSLMIEEVGRYYNRLIWMLPNGQYGYYDKRHLFAFAGEDQHYAAGNKRLIASVKGFRINLMVCYDLRFPVWARQQGDSSNTEYDILLYVANWPERRSHAWRTLLQARAIENQCYVVGVNRVGHDGNNIYHSGNSMLVDAMGDIQFEQAHDECIHTCVLSKTTLDEVRSKLPFLRDRDAFSIS, encoded by the coding sequence ATGGATGCCCGTACATTTGTAAGCATGAGTCAATTGCATCTTTCACTGATACAAACCCAGTTGCATTGGGAAGACAAAACGGCCAACCTGCACATGCTGCAGCAAAAAATTGACAGCATTGGTTTTACCGAAGTAGTGGTGCTGCCCGAAATGTTTAGCACGGGTTTTAGCATGCGGCCACAGCAGCTGGCTGAAACCATGCAGGGCCCTACGGTACAATGGATGCAAGAAACAGCAGCCCGCAAAAAAATCATTCTTACCGGCAGCCTCATGATTGAAGAAGTAGGCCGCTACTACAACCGGCTGATATGGATGCTGCCGAACGGACAATATGGCTACTATGACAAGCGACACCTGTTTGCCTTTGCCGGCGAAGACCAGCATTATGCTGCTGGCAACAAGCGACTCATTGCTTCGGTTAAAGGGTTTCGGATTAATTTGATGGTGTGTTATGATTTGCGTTTTCCTGTGTGGGCCCGCCAGCAAGGCGACAGCAGCAATACAGAGTACGATATACTGCTGTATGTAGCCAACTGGCCCGAACGCCGCAGCCATGCCTGGCGTACCTTACTGCAAGCCCGTGCCATCGAAAACCAATGCTATGTGGTGGGTGTAAACCGTGTAGGCCACGATGGCAACAACATATACCACAGCGGCAACAGCATGCTGGTAGATGCCATGGGCGATATACAATTTGAACAGGCACACGATGAGTGCATACATACCTGTGTGTTATCAAAAACAACGCTGGATGAAGTCCGCAGCAAACTGCCATTTTTGAGAGACAGAGATGCATTCAGCATTTCGTAG
- a CDS encoding right-handed parallel beta-helix repeat-containing protein: protein MKYFLCILLLLANATALLAQRSHRMPPRSNGELYIPNVSATIKPGDTILLSGKYKIINLNEVNGTAEKPIVIYAWHPVTVGVGASNYGIMVQGRYWKFLGAGHTTVYNPDYTLNVLFNAGNSRFFSIDSVSLRNGQVGIFALPADSATHGDVRITNCSIAQIKGARTAGKSQAIHIGATNVALADTVGYRSVQIAHCSLSGIDGVGIQVVGTRTTLIEDVRIDSFGRAALPFQNSGIVVGPHVALQLQQSHISTGTGPAVSIFSAGVQRIAQCVFMQTATAADQDAVYIEQKQSKDAVANITLTDVQINGANRYGVHNVLAKPVRLIRVQISKAGKAKTFGPVVLAK, encoded by the coding sequence ATGAAATATTTTTTATGCATCCTACTGTTGCTGGCAAATGCAACAGCACTATTGGCGCAGCGCAGTCATCGCATGCCGCCCCGCTCCAATGGCGAGTTGTACATACCCAATGTGTCGGCCACGATAAAACCCGGCGATACCATTTTACTGTCGGGCAAATACAAAATCATTAACCTGAATGAAGTAAATGGTACGGCAGAAAAACCCATTGTGATTTATGCATGGCATCCGGTAACGGTAGGTGTTGGCGCCAGCAATTATGGCATTATGGTGCAGGGCCGATACTGGAAATTTTTGGGTGCCGGCCACACCACGGTGTACAATCCTGATTACACCTTGAATGTATTGTTCAATGCAGGCAATAGCCGTTTTTTCAGCATCGATAGTGTTTCGCTGCGCAATGGCCAGGTAGGCATTTTTGCTTTACCTGCCGATAGCGCCACTCATGGCGATGTACGTATCACAAACTGCAGCATTGCGCAAATAAAAGGAGCCCGTACTGCAGGTAAAAGCCAGGCCATACATATTGGTGCTACCAATGTGGCACTGGCCGATACAGTGGGTTACCGTTCGGTGCAGATTGCGCATTGCAGCTTGTCGGGTATAGATGGTGTGGGCATACAGGTGGTAGGAACCCGCACCACATTGATAGAAGATGTACGCATCGATTCTTTTGGCAGGGCCGCTTTGCCTTTTCAAAACAGCGGCATTGTAGTGGGGCCGCATGTAGCCTTGCAATTGCAGCAAAGCCACATCAGCACAGGCACTGGTCCGGCAGTCAGTATTTTTAGTGCCGGTGTACAAAGAATAGCGCAGTGTGTATTTATGCAAACGGCTACCGCCGCCGATCAGGATGCGGTATACATCGAGCAAAAGCAATCGAAAGATGCGGTGGCCAATATTACCCTGACTGATGTACAGATAAACGGTGCCAACCGCTATGGCGTACACAATGTGCTGGCCAAACCAGTACGCCTCATTCGGGTGCAGATTAGCAAAGCAGGGAAGGCCAAAACATTTGGGCCGGTGGTGCTGGCTAAGTAA
- a CDS encoding MBL fold metallo-hydrolase, giving the protein MGSRNLSAAATHAPHRRAGAAVCPLSGQRWNLPFTNYSGPIHYLNDNDTLQLGNNTLQAIFAPGHSPGHLCYYCAGQDFIIAGDVLFERSIGRTDLPGGDHDTLLNSIRNRLFTLPENTVVHPGHGDATKIGLEKRHNPFLQ; this is encoded by the coding sequence ATGGGCAGCCGAAACCTATCAGCTGCAGCCACACATGCACCCCATAGAAGAGCAGGTGCTGCAGTATGCCCCCTATCTGGCCAACGCTGGAACCTGCCTTTTACCAATTACAGCGGCCCCATCCATTACCTCAACGATAACGATACCCTGCAACTGGGCAACAATACCTTGCAAGCCATTTTTGCACCCGGCCATTCGCCTGGCCACTTGTGCTACTACTGTGCCGGGCAAGATTTCATTATTGCCGGCGATGTGCTGTTTGAACGCAGCATTGGCCGCACCGACCTGCCCGGCGGCGACCACGACACCTTGCTCAATAGCATTCGCAACCGCCTGTTTACCCTGCCGGAAAATACCGTGGTGCACCCCGGCCACGGCGATGCCACCAAGATTGGTTTGGAAAAAAGACACAACCCGTTTTTGCAATAG
- the lysS gene encoding lysine--tRNA ligase: protein MSQQLSEQEIIRREKLDALKAAGIEPYPAALYPVNSYSTDIKNGFTEEQKDAYANVCVAGRIMSINDKGKVFFIKIQDSKGIIQLYVRRDDLYPGEDKNEWEVLVKRGLDLGDYIGVTGFVFVTKTGETSIHAQSLTLLAKSLKPLPVVKRDEEGNVFDEVTDPEFKYRQRYADLVVNPDVKEVFLKRTKLVNTIREFLNEQGAIEVDTPVLQAIPGGAAARPFITHHNALDVPMYMRIANELYLKRLIVGGFDWVYEFSRNFRNEGMDRTHNPEFTVLEWYTAYKDYFWMMEITEQLFERIAIALHGTTEVKLGDKIINYKAPFKRISIFDAIKENTGIDISEMDEAGLRDVCKQLHIDVAPSMGKGKLIDEIFGSTSEHTFIQPTFIIDYPVEMSPLTKKHRSKPGLVERFELMVNGKELANAYTELNDPIDQRQRFEDQVKLMQRGDDEAMFIDYDFLRALEYGMPPTSGIGIGIDRLCMFMMNQVSIQDVLFFPMMRPEKFDE, encoded by the coding sequence ATGAGTCAACAACTGAGTGAACAGGAAATCATCCGTCGGGAAAAACTGGACGCCCTCAAGGCTGCCGGCATTGAGCCTTATCCCGCCGCCCTTTATCCGGTCAATAGCTATTCTACCGATATCAAAAATGGCTTTACCGAAGAGCAGAAAGATGCGTATGCCAACGTATGTGTGGCCGGCCGCATCATGAGCATCAACGATAAGGGCAAGGTGTTTTTCATTAAAATACAAGACAGCAAAGGCATCATTCAACTCTACGTTCGCCGCGATGACCTCTACCCCGGCGAAGACAAAAACGAGTGGGAAGTGCTGGTGAAGCGGGGCCTCGACCTTGGCGATTACATTGGTGTAACCGGCTTTGTGTTTGTGACCAAAACCGGCGAAACCAGCATTCATGCCCAAAGCCTGACGCTGCTGGCCAAAAGCCTGAAGCCACTGCCCGTAGTAAAGCGGGATGAAGAAGGCAATGTGTTTGACGAAGTAACCGACCCCGAATTCAAATACCGCCAGCGCTATGCCGACCTGGTGGTAAACCCCGATGTAAAAGAGGTGTTTTTGAAACGCACCAAACTGGTGAATACCATCCGTGAGTTCTTGAATGAGCAGGGCGCCATTGAAGTAGATACACCGGTGTTGCAAGCCATTCCTGGCGGTGCTGCAGCCCGACCGTTCATTACACATCACAATGCGTTGGATGTGCCCATGTACATGCGCATTGCCAACGAGCTGTACCTAAAACGTCTGATTGTGGGTGGTTTCGATTGGGTGTACGAGTTCAGCCGCAACTTCCGCAACGAAGGCATGGACCGCACCCACAACCCCGAGTTTACCGTGCTGGAATGGTACACGGCCTACAAAGATTATTTCTGGATGATGGAAATAACCGAGCAGCTCTTCGAACGCATTGCCATTGCCCTGCATGGCACTACCGAAGTGAAGCTGGGCGATAAAATCATCAACTACAAAGCACCGTTTAAGCGCATCAGCATTTTTGATGCCATTAAAGAAAATACCGGCATCGACATCAGCGAAATGGATGAAGCTGGCCTGCGGGATGTGTGTAAACAACTGCACATTGATGTAGCACCGAGCATGGGCAAGGGCAAACTGATTGATGAAATTTTCGGCAGTACCAGTGAGCACACGTTTATTCAGCCTACGTTCATCATCGACTATCCGGTGGAAATGAGCCCGCTGACCAAGAAGCACCGCAGCAAGCCGGGCCTGGTAGAACGTTTTGAACTGATGGTAAATGGCAAAGAGCTGGCCAATGCTTACACAGAGCTCAACGATCCCATTGATCAGCGCCAGCGTTTTGAAGATCAGGTAAAACTGATGCAGCGTGGCGATGATGAAGCCATGTTTATCGACTACGATTTTCTCCGTGCCTTGGAGTATGGCATGCCGCCCACTTCAGGCATCGGCATTGGTATCGACCGCCTGTGCATGTTCATGATGAATCAGGTGAGCATTCAGGATGTGCTGTTCTTCCCGATGATGCGTCCGGAGAAATTTGACGAATAA
- a CDS encoding UDP-2,3-diacylglucosamine diphosphatase produces MQKRSLDVVVISDVHLGTYGCHAVELLHYLRSIQPRLLILNGDIIDIWNFSKRYFPAAHLEVISEICRLASSGTRVVYITGNHDELLRKYSDLSLGNFQITDKLVMEINGQMCWIFHGDVFDASTKGSAKILAKLGGKGYDLLILINSFINWTLKLFGREKMSFSKKVKAGVKKAVAWIDNFEQTAAELAIEKKYDYVICGHIHQPQQRTITTGKGSVQYLNSGDWVENLTALEYYNNDWHLYQYDERTPLAPTFISKEKPRLNVMSEEVMLYIHSLVLDYTT; encoded by the coding sequence ATGCAAAAACGTTCGTTAGATGTTGTTGTAATCAGCGATGTACACCTGGGCACATACGGATGTCACGCAGTGGAATTGCTGCATTATCTCCGCAGCATTCAGCCACGGCTGCTTATTCTCAACGGTGATATTATTGACATCTGGAATTTCAGCAAACGTTATTTTCCTGCTGCACACCTCGAAGTAATTAGTGAAATATGCCGGTTGGCCAGCAGCGGTACCCGTGTGGTGTACATCACCGGCAATCACGATGAATTGCTGCGCAAATACAGCGATCTCAGCCTCGGCAATTTTCAAATCACCGACAAGCTGGTGATGGAAATAAACGGCCAGATGTGCTGGATTTTTCATGGGGATGTGTTTGATGCCAGCACCAAGGGTAGTGCTAAAATATTAGCCAAGCTGGGCGGCAAAGGCTACGACCTGCTTATCCTCATCAACAGTTTTATCAACTGGACGCTCAAACTTTTTGGCAGAGAAAAAATGAGCTTCAGCAAAAAAGTAAAAGCCGGTGTAAAGAAGGCGGTGGCCTGGATAGACAACTTTGAACAAACCGCTGCAGAACTTGCCATCGAAAAGAAATATGACTATGTGATTTGTGGTCACATACACCAGCCACAACAACGCACCATTACTACGGGCAAAGGCTCGGTGCAATACCTCAACAGTGGCGATTGGGTAGAAAACCTGACAGCGCTGGAATACTACAACAACGATTGGCATTTGTACCAGTATGATGAAAGGACGCCACTTGCTCCCACATTCATCAGCAAAGAAAAACCCCGCCTCAATGTCATGAGTGAAGAAGTGATGCTGTACATCCACTCACTGGTGCTCGACTATACAACCTGA